A region of the Zhihengliuella halotolerans genome:
GTACCTCGGAGAGCCGGTGCTCACGATGTACGAGGGAACCAACGAGCGCGGCCGGGGCAATGGGGAGGTCCTCATCCTCGACGAGACCTACACCGAGATCGCGCGCGTCACCACTGGTGGTTCCCTGCCGCCGGGGCACGCCGATTTCCACGACACGGCCATCACCGGCGACGGGACCATGCTCATCGCCGCCTACGAGCCCGTGCCGGCGGATCTCTCCTCCGTGGGCGGGCCCGCCGACGCCTACGCTGAGGACGCCGTGATCCAGGAGATCGACATCGCCACCGGCGAAGTGCGTTTCGAGTGGAGCGCCCTGGACCACGTACCCGTGGCGGAGACCATGGTCGACTTCCAGGAGAAGAAGGCGGAGCTGGAGGAGGAGGCGGAGGAAGTGGAGAAGGACGAGGAGTTCAACGAGCTCGGCACCGAGGAGAAGCCGTTCGACTACTTCCACATCAACTCCGTCACCGAAGATGGGGACGGAGCCCTGCTGGTCTCGGCCCGGCACACGAACGCCGTCTACAAGTTGGACCGGGACACCGGGCGGGTGGTCTGGACCCTGGGCGGGTCCGCCAGCGATTTCGAGCTGGGTGAGGGGGCCGAATTCACCTGGCAGCACGACGCCCAGCGGTCGGCGGACGGAACGCTGACGCTGCTGGACAACCACGCCCACGGCGCGGACGACGACGAATCCTCCCGCGGGCTGCGCCTGGCGCTGGACGAATCCGCGATGACCGCCGAGGTGGTCACCGAATACCTCCCGCCGGAGGAGCGGATCGCCGGGAGCCAGGCAAATGCTCAGGAACTGCCCGGCGGCAACATGCTGATCGGCTGGGGGCAGAAGCCCTTCTACTCCGAGTACACCCGCGACGGCGAGATCCTGTACGACGCGTGCCACGGCGACGCCTGCCGCGGTGAAGAGTTCGGGGGCGGCGGCGCCAGCTATCGCGCCTACACCTTCGAGTGGGAGGGTCGCCCGGCGGCGCCGCCGGACGTGGTGGTGCAGGACGACGACGAACGCACCGCCTACGTCTCCTGGAATGGCGCTACGGAGGTGGCGCAGTGGCGCCTGCTCGCGGGTGAGGACGAGGCCGGCGCCACGGAGGCGGCCGTCGTCGACCGCGAGTCATTCGAGACGGCGATCCCCGTGCCTGAAGGCGCGCTCTATGTGTCCGTCGAGGCCCTGGACGTCAACGGCGAGGTCCTCGGCACCGCTACGCCCGACGGATAAGGGGTCACCCAGCGGCGAGGAGCAGTGCGCCCACCGTCCCGGCGATTCCGACCACCAGCAGGGCGCCAAGGGCGACGATCCCGACGGCCAGGCCGCCCAGCCGCTTGACGTCCCGGTGCACCGTCGGGGCGAAGGGCAGCGGCCGCTTGACGTCCCGGTCGCCGGTGCTGCGGTGCGCCGCGGTGCGGATGCGCCCCTCGAGGCCGGCGCGGCGCGGGCCTGGCAGAGCGAGGTGGCGTGCGGAGGCGAGCGGGCTCGGGCCCGCGTCGAGCGCTGGGTTGAGAGTCATGGCGTCCTTCGGTTCCGGTGGGTCCCCGTCCTCTTAAAGGCGGACGGGCCGGAAACGTGACGCGGATTCGGCGGATATCTTCTGCGCGGGTCAGGCGGCGAGGCGGAGCAGGGCTTCCGCTGCCGGCCGGGCGGCGGCCTCGTCCTCCGCGTGGGCGCGGAGGATCGCCTTCGAGACCGCCTGTGAGGAGATTCCCAGCGCCGCGGCGATGTCCTTCTGCTGGCCGCGCACGCCGGGGACTAGGAGGTCGACGACGGCCCATTCGGCCTGAGTCCGCGCGGCGACGAGCCGGCCGACGAGGCGCAGGACGGCCTCGGCCTGCTCGGCCGCGACCGGGTCGGCGCCGGCAACGGCGAGTGGCAGGCGTTCGCCGGGCTTCAGCGGCGCGGTCGAGGCGCGGGACGTGTCGATGCGCTGGGCGCGCGTGACCGCACGGCGGGCGTGCACGAGCGCGGGCCCGCGAACGTCGTCGAGCGCCTCCGGGAGCGGCTCGTGCAGCGTGCCGGCTCCGAGGCCGACGTTCCAGCGGCGCTGGCGCAGCGCGATCAACACGGCCTCGACCGCGGGCGCGGGCTCAGCGAGGATGCCGATGGCCTCGTCGCCGACCGAACGCTGGAAGGGCAGGGCCGTGGGCAGACCGCTCAGCGCGTGCGTGAGCTCGTCGACGCGGTCGCCCGCCTCACGCGTATCCCGCTGGTTGATCGTCACAACGTACATGCTGGTCAGTATGCCATTGCCGGCAACCCGCCCCCAGGTTCAATTGATACACGATCTTGTGTACCGTTTGGTGTGTGGACACTCTGACGGATACGCATGCGGCGGCCCTGGCACGGCTCGGCTACGCCCTTTCCGATGCCGGTCGGGCGCGCATCCTGATGCGCCTGCGCGGCGGCGAAGCGACGCCGTCGGAGCTCGTGCTGATGCTCGGCGCCAGCAAGCAGGCCGTGTCGAACCAGCTCGCCTGCCTGCGCGGGTGCGGCCTCGTCGTCGCCGAGCGCCGGGGCCGCAACCAGGTCTACCGGCTGACGCAGGCGGCGCTCGCCGACGCCCTCGACGCGCTGGCCGCGCTCACGCTCGACGTCGACCCCGACTGCTGCGGCCCCGCGGGGTGCACGTGCCGATGACGGCGACGCCCGCCACCGCCGCGCCGAGCCCCGCCCGGCGGCTGGTTCTGGCCCGGCGCATCCGCTGGATCGTGGCCGCCACCATCACCTACAACGTGATCGAGGCGGTCATCGCGATCGGCGCCGGGGCCATCGCGTCCTCGAGCGCGCTCATCGGCTTCGGCCTCGACTCGATCGTCGAGGTTCTTTCCGCGGCCGCCGTCGCCTGGCAGTTCGCCGGACCGGACCCGGCCAAGCGGGAGCGGCGGGCACTGCGCCTGATCGCGTACTCGTTCTTCGGGCTGGCCGCCGTCGTCCTGTTCGATTCCGTTCGCTCGCTCGCCGGGTTCGCCGAGGCCGAGCACTCGACTGTCGGCATCGCGCTCGCCGCGGTGAGCCTCGCGATCATGCCCGCGCTGTCGTGGTTCGAGCGCCGCACGGGGCGCGAGCTCGGGTCCGCGTCCGCGGTGGCCGACTCGAAGCAGACTCTGATCTGCTCTTACCTCTCCGCCGTGCTGCTCGTCGGCCTGCTGCTCAACTCCCTGCTCGGCTGGTCCTGGGCCGACCCCGCGGCGGCGCTGGTCATCGCGGCCTTCGCGGTCCGCGAGGGGATCGAGGCCTGGCGTGGCGACGTGTGCTGCACCCCGGTCTCGCAGCTGGTGGCTGAGGACGACGACGCCGCGTGCGCGGACGGGTGCGCGCCGGACTGCGACTGCTGCGCCAGGTGACCTCCCGGTCCTGACCCGTCGAACGGGCCGAACGTGCGCCGGCGCCGTGTCAAGGTCATCCGACGCCGAAGAGGCCGATCACGAGGCACATGACCAGCACCGTGACGAGCTCGTGCGCGATGTTCAGCACGGTCAGGCCGGCCGGGCGGCCCTCAAACGCGTCGTGCGTGACGAAGCGTGCCGCCGTGAAACCCGCCCAGAGGATCACGCCGGTGACGAAAACGCTGGTCAGGAACGCGCCGCCGTAGAACTCGTGGGCGATGGCCGCGGACCCCGCGAGCACCCACGCCGAGACGAAGCTGACCACGAGCGTGATGAGGATGGGCCGGATCGCGTCCTTCGAGTCGCCCGAGGGTGACACCTTCGCCAGGCGCATCCAGAGATTGCCGAAAACCTTGGGGGTGTACCAGATCGACCCCACCACCATGGTGGACAGGGTGGCGACGATGACGGCCCAAATGTTGATGTCGGGGACCATGGCGTACTCCTCGATTCGACTCGGATGACCGCTGTGACTTGAGTGTACGCCGCAGGTGAATGCGTGACGAGAGTTACTGGCGGCACGGCCTCAGGGCGAGGTGACGGGCAGGGGGCCGGTCGTCGTCGACGCCGGCGACTCGCCCCGGGCCGAACTCGAGGCCGGCCGGCCGGGCCGACCGAGGTCTACCACGGTGAAGCGCAGGAAGAACTGTGTGGACGGGCCAATCAAGAGCGCGTAGGCCACGGTGCCCAGCCCCACGACGCCGCCGAGCAGCCAGCCGATCGCCAGCACGGACACCTCGATCACGGTGCGGATCAGGCGCATACTCAGCCCCGTGCGCAGGTGGATGCCGGTCATGAGCCCGTCGCGGGGCCCCGGGCCGAACTGCGCGCCGATGTA
Encoded here:
- a CDS encoding arylsulfotransferase family protein — translated: MASLASCRPADGADDEDKLPVPHQSFVTRPDLAPPEVSITRHGDGASEHHVFLTPKFRTDTPVDGAVIVAADGQLVWMRAVDGDEPGNNLFDLRVQEYLGEPVLTMYEGTNERGRGNGEVLILDETYTEIARVTTGGSLPPGHADFHDTAITGDGTMLIAAYEPVPADLSSVGGPADAYAEDAVIQEIDIATGEVRFEWSALDHVPVAETMVDFQEKKAELEEEAEEVEKDEEFNELGTEEKPFDYFHINSVTEDGDGALLVSARHTNAVYKLDRDTGRVVWTLGGSASDFELGEGAEFTWQHDAQRSADGTLTLLDNHAHGADDDESSRGLRLALDESAMTAEVVTEYLPPEERIAGSQANAQELPGGNMLIGWGQKPFYSEYTRDGEILYDACHGDACRGEEFGGGGASYRAYTFEWEGRPAAPPDVVVQDDDERTAYVSWNGATEVAQWRLLAGEDEAGATEAAVVDRESFETAIPVPEGALYVSVEALDVNGEVLGTATPDG
- a CDS encoding ArsR/SmtB family transcription factor, encoding MDTLTDTHAAALARLGYALSDAGRARILMRLRGGEATPSELVLMLGASKQAVSNQLACLRGCGLVVAERRGRNQVYRLTQAALADALDALAALTLDVDPDCCGPAGCTCR
- a CDS encoding cation transporter, yielding MTATPATAAPSPARRLVLARRIRWIVAATITYNVIEAVIAIGAGAIASSSALIGFGLDSIVEVLSAAAVAWQFAGPDPAKRERRALRLIAYSFFGLAAVVLFDSVRSLAGFAEAEHSTVGIALAAVSLAIMPALSWFERRTGRELGSASAVADSKQTLICSYLSAVLLVGLLLNSLLGWSWADPAAALVIAAFAVREGIEAWRGDVCCTPVSQLVAEDDDAACADGCAPDCDCCAR
- a CDS encoding DUF1761 domain-containing protein gives rise to the protein MVPDINIWAVIVATLSTMVVGSIWYTPKVFGNLWMRLAKVSPSGDSKDAIRPILITLVVSFVSAWVLAGSAAIAHEFYGGAFLTSVFVTGVILWAGFTAARFVTHDAFEGRPAGLTVLNIAHELVTVLVMCLVIGLFGVG